The nucleotide sequence GCGCACGTCGATGTAGACGTAGTCCTTGTTGGGACCGGCGCCGCGGCCCTCGAGCACCTCCAGCACCATCGAGCGGGCGACGATGTCGCGCGGCGCGAGGTCGACGATGGTGGGGGCGTAGCGCTCCATGAAGCGCTCGCCGTCGGCGTTGAGCAGCCGGCCGCCCTCGCCGCGGACGGCCTCGGAGATCAGGATGCCGAGACCGGCCAGGCCCGTCGGATGGAACTGGTGGAACTCCATGTCCTCCAACGGAAGTCCCTTGCGGAACACGATGCCCAGACCGTCGCCGGTGAGGGTGTGCGCGTTGGAGGTGGTCTTGTACATCCGGCCCGAGCCGCCGGTGGCGAACACGATCGCCTTGGCGTGGAAGACGTGGATGTCGCCGCTGGACAGCTCATAGGCCACGATGCCGGTGGCGACCGGGCCGCCGGGGGTGTCGGTGAGGACGAGGTCGAGCGCGTAGAACTCGTTGAAGAACTCGACGTCGTGCTTGACGCAGTTTTGGTAGAGCGTCTGCAGGATCATGTGGCCCGTGCGGTCCGCGGCGTAGCAGGCGCGGCGGACGGGCGCCTTGCCGTGATCACGGGTGTGACCGCCGAAGCGGCGCTGGTCGATCCGGCCCTCGGGGGTGCGGTTGAACGGCATCCCCATCTTCTCGAGGTCGTAGACCGCGTCGATGGCCTCGCGGCACATGATCTCCACGGCGTCCTGGTCGGCGAGGTAGTCGCCGCCCTTGACGGTGTCGAAGGTGTGCCACTCCCAGTTGTCTTCCTCGACGTTGGCCAGTGCGGCGCACATGCCGCCCTGCGCGGCGCCGGTGTGGCTGCGCGTCGGGTAGAGCTTGGTCAGCACGGCCGTGCGGGCGTGGGGACCGGCCTCGACGGCGGCGCGCATGCCCGCGCCTCCGGCGCCGACGATGACGACGTCGTAGCGGTGCTCGATGATCACGAAGAGCTCCTTAGATGTTGGCGTCGAAGGTCACGAGCACGTAGGTGCCGAGCACCAGCGTGAAGACCGTCGTCAGCGCGAGCAGCAGGTTCAGCCAGAACTTGGTCGAGTCCTTGCGCGTGTAGTCGGCGATGATCGTCCGCAGGCCGTTGGCGCCGTGCAACTGCGCGAGCCACAGCAGCAGCAGGTCCCAGGTCTGCCAGAACGGCGACGCCCAGCGCTGTGCTACGTAGTTGAAGTCGATGCGGTACACGCCGCCGTCCCACATCAGGCCGATGAAGAGGTGGCCCAGCGCGAGGAACACCAGCACCAGGCCGGAGAACCGCATGAACAGCCAGGCGTACTTCTCGAAGTTCGGCATCGCCGAGCGGCGCCGCGGCGCACGCGGATTGTCCAGGCCGGCGGGTCGGTCGAAGGTGCGCTGCATGACCGGGGCGGGACCGCCGCGCTCACTCAGGTGGTCGTAGGCATTCTCGACGCTGGGGCTCACAGGAAACGCTCCGCCATGTGCATGCCGATCACGCCGAGCGACGCGATCAGGACGACGATGAAGACTCCGGCGACGACCCAGAGCATCTGACGCTGATACCGCGGACCGTCCTTCCAGAAGTCGATGAGGATGATCCGGATGCCGTTGAGGGCGTGGTACAGGACCGCCGCGACCAACCCCATCTCCATGAGGCCGATCACCGGCGTCTTGTACGTGTCCATGATCGTGTTGAACGCCTCGGGGCTTACCCGCACCAGCGCGGTGTCGAGGACGTGCACGAACAGGAAGAAGAAGATCGTGGCGCCGGAGATGCGGTGCAGGACCCACGACCACATGGCGGGATCGCCGCGGTAGAGCGTGCGGCGGCGCGGTGGGGACGAGCGCGGGGCGGGGACGGCCGAATCCGCGGCTGTCGCTGTACTCACTGAAAGGACCTCCAACGCCATCGGTGGATGTTCACCGCGTCGCACGCGGCCGATGGCTGCTCACGGCTGCGAAACTGCTGCTGACGAACCTGAGAACGACTCTAATCCCAAAGGTCGCGCTCGAAGAACTAGCGTGGTAGCCCCGGTAGTCCCGAGCAGGCGAAAGTTAGGTATGCCTACGTTGCTGACGGCGCGTGTGGAGCAGTATTTCGGAATCCATTCAGACTGTGGCCGCGATGGCTGACGCGGCGGCCGCCATCGACTGGGAACTGTTGCGGCGCAAGGCAATCGAGGTAGCCAGGTACGCCTACGCCCCGTACTCCGGCTACCCGGTGGGTGCCGCGGCGTTCACCGATGGGGGGAACGTCGTCGCCGGATGCAATGTGGAGAATGTCTCATACGGTTTGGGTCTGTGCGCCGAGTGCGCGGTGGTCTCCGCGCTGCATTCCACCGGCGGCGGACGGCTGCTGGGCCTGGCGTGCGTGGCCGCCGACGGGGCCCCGCTGATGCCCTGCGGACGCTGCCGGCAACTGCTGCTCGAGCACGGCGGGCCGGACCTGCTAATCGACCATCCGGCAGGGCCGCGACCGCTGCGCGAGCTGCTGCCCGACGCGTTCGGTCCGGACGACCTCGCCCGCGCACCCGGGGCCGGAACGCAGTGACCCAGTTCACATTCGACGCTCCCTCGGTTATCCGCACGAAGCGCGACGGCGGGGTGCTGTCCGACGCGGCGATCGACTGGGTGATCGACGGCTACACCCACGGCCGCGTGCACGACGCACAGATGTCGGCGCTGCTGATGGCGATCTTCCTGCGCGGCATGACCGGCGCGGAGATCACCCGCTGGACCGCCGCGATGATCGGCTCCGGCGTGCGATTCGACTTCACCGACCTACGCCGCGACGGCAGACCGCTGCGGCTGGTCGACAAGCACTCCACCGGCGGGGTGGGCGACAAGATCACCATTCCGCTGGTGCCGGTCGTCATGGCGTGCGGGGCGGCGGTCCCGCAGGCGGCCGGACGCGGCCTCGGACACACCGGCGGCACGCTCGACAAGCTGGAGGCCATCCCGGGCTTCACCGCCGAGCTGTCGAAAGACCGCATCCGGCAACAGCTTCAGGACATCGGCGCGGCGGTGTTCGCCGCAGGTGACCTCGCGCCGGCCGACCGCAAGATCTACGCGCTGCGCGACGTCACCGGCACCACCGAGTCGCTGCCGCTGATCGCGAGTTCGGTGATGAGCAAGAAGCTCGCCGAGGGGGCGCGGGCCCTGGTGCTCGACACCAAGGTGGGTCGCGGCGCGTTCCTCCCGACCGAGGACGAGGCGCGTCGGCTGGCGCGCACGATGGTCGACCTCGGCAACGACTACGGCGTCCCGACCGTGGCGCTGCTGACCGACATGGACCGTCCGCTGGGCCGGGCGGTCGGCAACGCCGTGGAGGTCGCCGAGTCGCTCGACGTCCTCGCCGGCGGTGGGCCGGACGACGTCGTCGAGCTGACCCTCGCGCTGGCCCGCGCCATGCTCGAGGCCGCCGGCGTGGACGGGGTCGACCCGGCCGACACGCTGGCCGACGGGCGCGCCATGGACGCCTTCCGCAGCCTGGTCGCCGCCCAGGGCGGCGACCTCACCCGACCGCTGCCGACGGCAGCGCACGTCGAGACCATCACGGCGCCGCGCGGTGGCACGATGGGGGACATCGACGCGATGGCGGTGGGTCTGGCGGTCTGGCGGCTCGGGGCGGGCCGCTCGGCGCCGGGCGAACAGGTGCAGTTCGGGGCCGGGCTCACCATGCACCGCCGCCCGGGCGAACCGGTCGCGGCGGGCGAGCCGCTGTTCACCCTGGCCACCGACACCCCCGAGCGCATGGCCGGCGCGATCGCCGAACTGGACGGCGGCTGGTCGGTGGTCGACCGCGCACCCGACGTCGGACCACTGGTCCTCGACGAGATCCGCTGAGACGAGATTCGCTGAGACGCAGAACAGGTGAAAGGCAGGCATCCGTGACCACACCGTTGACCCTGGAGTCCATCCGCAAGGCGCCCAAGGCGCTGCTGCACGATCACCTCGACGGCGGCCTGCGCCCCGGCACCGTCCTCGACCTCGCGGCCGAGACCGGGTACGACGAGCTGCCCGCCACCGACGTCGAGGCGCTCGCGACCTGGTTCAAGACGCAGGCCCACAGCGGGTCGCTGGTCCGCTACCTGGAGCCCTTCGCGCACACCGTGGCGGTCATGCAGACCCCGGAGGCGCTGCACCGCGTGGCGCGCGAGTGCGCCGAGGACCTGGCCGCCGACTCGGTGGTGTACGCCGAGGTCCGCTTCGCGCCCGAACTGCACATCGACGGTGGGCTGTCGCTGGACGCCGTCGTCGACGCCGTGCTGGCCGGGTTCGCCGACGGGGAGGCTTCCGCGGCCGCCGACGGCAGGCCGATCGTGGTGCGCTGCCTGGTGACCGCGATGCGGCACGCCGCGCGCTCCCGTGAGATCGCCGAGCTGGCCGTCCGCTTCCGGGATCGGGGAGTCGTCGGCTTCGACATCGCCGGCGCCGAGGCGGGTTACCCGCCCACGCGGCACCTCGACGCCTTCGAGTACATGCGCGGCAACAACGCGCGCTTCACCATCCACGCCGGCGAGGCCTTCGGTCTGCCGTCGATCCACGAGGCGATCGCCTTCTGCGGCGCCGACCGGCTGGGCCACGGCGTGCGCATCGTCGACGACGTCCACCGCGCGCCGGACGGCTCGGTCGAACTGGGCCGGCTGGCATCGCTGTTGCGGGACAAGCGGATTCCGCTGGAGATGTGCCCGAGCAGCAACGTGCAGACCGGCGCGGCGCCCAGCATCGAGGGCCACCCCTTCGACCTTCTGGCCCGGCTGCGGTTCCGCGTCACGGTGAACACCGACAACCGCCTGATGAGCGACACCACGATGAGCCACGAGATGCTGCACCTGGTGAACGCCTTCGGCTACGGGTGGAGCGACCTGCAGCGGTTCACGATCAACGCGATGAAGTCGGCCTTCATCCCGTTCGACCAGCGGCTGTCGATCATCGACGACGTCATCAAGCCGCGCTACGCCGTGCTGGTCGGCTGAACCGACGCACCGCCCGCCGTCAGCGCGGCGCCAGCAGGTCGCGTGCCCGCAACGCGAGCCAGAACTCCGCGATGGCGGCGCTGTCGGTGATGCGGCGGCCGGTGATCTCCTCGATCCGCCCGATCCGGTAGACGACGGTCTGCCGGTGCACGCCGAGCGCCTCGGCCGTGCGCAGCCAGGACCGGTCACAGCGCAGGTAGGCATCCAGCGTGCGGACCATGTCGCTGGAGCGCGCGGCGTCGTAGGCCAGCAGCCGGCCCAGCACCCGGTCGACCACCACCTGCGCCTCGTCGGTGTCGCGGAGCATCGACAGCATCGTGACGTCGGCGTAGCGCGCGGTGCGGTCCGGGACGCTCTCGGCGGCGCGCATCGCCCAGCCCGCCTCGCGCGCGGCCGCGGGACCGCGGCGTGGATGGTCCAGGACGTCGCTGACCCCGATGGCGGCGGACGTCCCGAGTCGGTGGCGCAGCGCGGCCAGCGGCCCGTCGCCGCACGGGATGAGCGCGTACAGCACCGAGCCGCGGCGCAGCAGCAGATGCGCCACCTGCCGGCGGCCCAGGCTGACGTGCAGATGACGCTCCGCGGCGGGCGACGCGCCGGCCGCGGCCACCAGCACGCAGGACGCCGGTGGCAGGTCGCGGTCGGCGAGCGCCCGGCGCGCGTCGGGACCGGTGAGCCGGCCGTCGCACAGTGAGGCGAGCAGTTCGGCACCGATGCGGCGGTCGTGCTCGCGACGGACGTTCTGCTGCGCGAGCAGCACGGCGACCGCCGAGGCGAGGTGCTGCAGCTGCACGACGTCCGGCGGCGTTGCCCGAAAGTCGTACGCCAGCAACACCGTCGGCTCCTCGTCGGGAACCTCGACGGCGAGCGCGCGGGTGTCGTCGGCGGCGACGTGCAGGACGCCGGGCACCGCACCGCGCCGTCCCGCGATCTCGTCGGTCAACGCCGCGCGCAGCGCCCCGGGGATTTGCGCCGACGCTTCCAGCACGGACTCCCCGGTGGCGGCGTCGAGCACCGCGAGCCGGCAGTCGACGTCGCGGCCCAGCTGACCGAGCGCGTCGCCTGCGCCCGTGCCGCCGACCGACTGCCGGATCACCTGGTAGACGCGCTCGGTCACCGCGATGCGGCGGGTGTCGTCCGCCCCGGCGCCGGCGGCGACGGCACGGCCGATCGCCGCGAACCCCACCGAGTACGGCGCCGTCAGCACCGGGAAGGCGAGGCGTTCGGCGAGGGCGACGGCAGTGGCGGTCAGGTCGGGGGTCGCGGCGTCCAGCCCGATGACCACGCCGCAGATGCCCTTCTCGGCCAGCCCGCGGATCAGCGCGCTCTGCCCGCGCGCCGACTCCGGCAGCGTCTGCCCGTTCTTCATCAGCAGCTCACCGCCGGCCAGCCAGGACCACGGCTCCTCCAGGTCGGAGGTCTGCGCCCAGGACACGGGCCGGTCGAGTCCCGCGCCGCCCGCGCGCACCTCGAGTCGCAGATGCGGCGTATCGACCAGGTCGGCGAGACGGTAGACCACCGCGCACCTCCTCGTCGTCGGATCGTCACCTGGGCGCAACACGTGGCAGCGGTGCGGACGCCGTCGGCGAACGCCCAGTTCAGCAGCGGCAGCACCGGCGCCCGGCCCGGCGCGGACGTCATCCGGCGCGCGCTGTCACCGGAGAAATCTAGACGATCGTCCATACCGCGGCGCACAATTCGCACCATCGGCCAGTTCCCTTTCGGTCGGCGGGCGCTCAGAGTCCCTTCCATACGACGTCCCGGACGATGTCCCGTGCAGATGCAGCCGAAGGAGCAGCGATGACCGATCCCCCCGCCGCCGTACCGGATGCGCCGCCGCGCCTGTCCCGCGGCTTCACGTTCCGGTCGGCACTGTCGCTGGCGTTCGCCGACGTGTCACCCATCGCGGCGGTCTACGCGATCTTCACGCTCGGATTGTTCGCGGCCGGACCGAAGTTCTTCTGGGCCTTCCCGATCGTGCTGCTCGGCCAGCTGCTCGTCGCGGCGGTGTTCGGCGAGCTGGCGTCGCGCTGGCCGTACGCGGGCAGCGTGTACCAGTGGTCGCGTCACGTCCGCGGAACCACCGCGGGCTGGGTGGCCGCGTGGGCGTACATGTGGGGACTGACGATCGCGTTGGGCACGCTGTCCTACGCCGCGAGCGGGTTCCTGCTGCAGATCTTCGGCGTCGTCGAGCCGTCGCGGTGGCAGACCGCCAGCGTGGCCATCCTCATCATCGCGCTCGGCACCGTGGTCAACATGGTGGGCCGGCGCGTGCTAAAGATCATGGTCGTCGCCAGCATCACCTGCGAGATCATCGGTTCGGTCGGCCTGGGCATCGTGCTGCTGGCGTTCTACCGGGAGAACCCGTTCTCGGCGCTGTTCTCCAACGCCGGCATCCCCGACGCGGCGTCGTGGACGTCCGGCCCGATGCTGCTGGCCATCGCCTTCGTCGGGTGGTCGTTCCTCGGCTTCGAGGCCGCCGGATCGGTGGCCGAGGAGGTCGAGGACCCGGAGCGCAACGTCCCCAAGGCGATCATCCTCGGGCTGCTGCTCGTCGGGATCGTCGTGATGTTCTCCAGCGCGGCGCTGATCCTCGCCATCCCGAACCTCGACGAGGTGGTGGCCGCCCAGACCGGTGACGTCGTCGCCGAGACGCTCACGGTGCACCTCGGTGCCGGCATCACCAAGCCGCTGCTGGCGATGTTCGTCATCGGTTTCATCTCCAGCTTCCTGGCCGTGCAGGCCGCCGTCTCGCGGTGCATCTGGGGTGCGGCGCGCGACCGCAGCCTGCCGGGCTCCACGCTGCTCGGCGGCCTCGCCGGCCCGGAACGCCTGCCGGTCAACGCCATCGGCCTCACCGCCCTGGTCGCGATCGTCTTCATCCTGCTGGCGGGCAGCGAGTTCTACAACGTGCTGGTGAACTTCAACATCATCGGGTTCTACATCGCCTTCGGCGTCCCCGTGATCGGCGCGGCGATCGCGCGGCTCACCGGAAAATGGAAGCCTGGGCCGTTCACGCTCGGCCGCTGGGGCGCGCCCGTCACCTACGTGGCGTCGCTGTGGATCGTGTTCGAGACGGTCAACGTCGCCTGGCCGCGGACCCAGCCCGGACAGCCCTGGTACATCAACTGGGCGAGCGTGCTGACCACCGTGGTGCTCGCCGTCGTCGGGGCCGTCATCTACCTGACGGTGCGGCGCAACATCACCGCGCCCATCGGCGAGCGCCTCGCGGCCGAGGACGCGCACCCCGCCGACGTCGCGCTGCCGGAGCGTTGATGGCGGGCACCGTCGTGGTGACCGGCGCAGCCTCGGGCATCGGCAGCGCCGTCGCGGAGCTGCTGCGCGCCGAGGGCTGGACCGTCGCGGGCGTCGACCTCGCCGAGCAGGCCGACTACGTGGCCGACGTCTCCGACCCCGCTGCGGTGCGGGCGGCGTTCGACCGGATCGTCGCCGACGCCGGCCGCGTCGACGCGGTGGTCTCGGCGGCCGGGCACTACGACATGACGCCGGTGTCCGAGATCTCCGCCGAGGCCCTGCGCCGGATGGTCCGCGTCCACCTCGGCGGACTGCGCAACACCGCCCGGTGCGCGCTGCCGTCGATGCTGGAACGTGGCACCGGTGCCGTGGTCGCGGTGACGTCGGAACTCGCGATCGGTGGCGGCGACGGCGACGCGCACTACGCGGCGGCCAAGGGTGCGGTCATCGGGCTGGTCCGCAGCCTCGCCGCCGAGGTGGCCGGGCGCGGCGTACGCGTCAACGCCGTGGCGCCCGGCCCGACCGACACGCCGATGCTGGCGGCCGACTCGCCCTGGCGCGCACCGGAATACCTCGCGACCCTGCCGAACCGGCGCCTCACCCGGCCCGACGAGATCGCCCGCGTGGTGAGCTTCCTGCTCGACGCCGACGCCGCCTACTGCACCGGAGAAGTCATCTCGCCCAACGGCGGGGCGGTGATCTGATGGGTCCGCTGCACGGCAGGCGCGCGCTGGTCACCGGTGCCGCACAGGGCATCGGGGCGGCGATCGCCCGGCGGCTCGCCGCCGACGGCGCCGCGGTGGTCGTCAACGACGTCGCCGACGGCGAGGCGCTCGCCGAGGTGGCCGCCGCGGTCGGCGGCCGCGCGGTGGGTGGCGACCTGTGCGACCCCGCCGTGGTCGCGGCACTCGCCGACGAGGAGCGCACCGGTGGGCCCGTCGACGTGCTGGTCTGCAACGCGGCCTACATGACGATGGCGCCGATGGTGGCCGACGACGAGGACGACTGGTGGCGCGTGGTCGACACCAACCTCGTCGCGACGTTCCTGCTGATCCAGGCCCTGCTGCCGGGCATGCGCCGCGTCGGAGGCGGCAACGTCGTCGTGATCGCCTCGGAGTGGGGCGTCACCGGCTGGCCCGGTGCGACGGCGTACGCGGCGTCGAAGGCCGGCCTGATCGCGCTGACGAAGACCCTCGGGCGCGAACTGGCGCGCGAGCACGTCACCGTCAACGCGATCGCCCCCGGTGTCGTCGACACCCCGCAGCTTCGGGTCGATGCCGATGCCGCCGGAACCACGCTGGAGGAGATCCGGCGCCGCTACGCGCGAGACATCCCGGCCGGCCGCATCGGTCGCCCGGAGGAGGTCGCCGCCGCCGCAGCGCTTCTCGCGCGCAACGACGTCGGCGCACTGGTGGGTCAGACACTGCAGATCAACGGAGGTTCGACACGGTGCCGGGTATGAGTGACGCGATCGTCGGGCAGGTCGACGGCCAGGAGGTGCCGCGCTATGCGGGGCTCACCACCTTCGCCCGGCTGCCGCGGCGCGAGGACGTGCCGCGCTGCGACGTCGCGGTCGTCGGCATCCCCTTCGACACCGGGGTCACCTACCGGCCGGGGGCGCGGTTCGGGCCGTCGCACATCCGGCAGGCGTCGCGGCTGCTGCGCCCGTACAACCCGGAACTGCGGGTGTCACCGTTCGCGCATCAGCAGGTCGTGGACGCGGGCGACATGGTGGCCAACCCGTTCGACATCGGCGTGGCCGTCGACCAAATCGACGCGCAGGCAACCGAACTCATCGACGCCGGGGCGAAGCTGGTGACGATGGGCGGCGACCACACCATCGCCTACCCGCTGCTGCGGGCGCACCGGCGCCGCTACGGTCCGGTGGCACTGCTGCACTTCGACGCCCACCTCGACACCTGGGACACGTACTTCGACACCCCCGTCACGCACGGCACCCCGTTCCGGCGCGCGGCGGAGGAGGGGCTGTTCGTCCCGGGTCACAGTGCGCACGTCGGCATCCGCGGATCGCTGTACTCGCCCGCCGATCTCGACGACGATGCGGGCATGGGCTTCACGGTCGTGCACTGCGCCGAGTTCGAGCGCACCAGCACCGACGCGGTCATCGAACGGCTGCGCGCACAGGTGGGGGACCGGCCGCTGTACGTGTCGGTCGACATCGACGTCCTCGATCCCGCGCACGCGCCCGCGACCGGAACCCCGGAAGCCGGCGGGATGACGAGCCGGGAGCTGCTCGCGATCCTCCGCGGGCTGGATGGGACCAACCTGGTCGGCGCGGACGTCGTCGAGGTGTCACCGGCCTACGACCACGCCGAGATCACCGGCGTCGCCGCAGCCAACCTCGTCTACGAGTTCGTGTCCCTGCTGGCGCGGGGGGCCGCCCGATGACCGCGCCCGCGACGCCCGTCGCGTGGCCGGCAGGCAAGCGCTGCGCGGCGTCGTTCAGTTTCGACGTCGATGCGGAGTCGGCGATGCTCGCCGTCGACCACGCCCACGCCGACCGCATGTCGGCGATCAGCCACCAGGCCTACGGCCCCCTGGTGGGCGTGCCGCGCATCCTCGACATCCTGGCCCGGCACGCGATCACCGCGACGTTCTTCGTGCCGGGCTACACGGCGCTGCGCTACCCCGACGTCATCCGCCGCATCGCCGGCGAAGGCCACGAGATCGCCCACCACGGCTACCTGCACGAGGCGATGGCCGGGTTGTCGGCGACGCAGGAGGCCGCGATCCTCGACCGCGGGCTGGAGGTCCTCGAACGGGTCACCGGCGTGCGCCCGGTCGGGTACCGGGCCCCGATGTGGGAGCTGAACTGGCATTCGCCGATGCTGCTGCACGAGCGCGGGTTCACCTACGACAGCTCGCTCATGGACGCCGACCACCCCTACGAGCTGGCGGTCGGGCCGGCGGGCGACGCGTCGCTCGTCGAGATCCCCATCCAGTGGGCGCTCGACGACTGGGAGCAGTACTGCTTCGTGCCGGACTTCAGCGGGACGGGGTTGATCGAGAGTCCGGTCAAGGTCGCCGAGATGTGGCGGCTCGAGTTCGACGGGCTGCGCTCGGTCGGCGGCTGCTTCGTGCTGACCAACCACCCGTTCCTGTCCGGGCGCCCGTCGCGGGCGACGGCGCTCGAAGGGCTCATCGAGTATGCGTGCTCGCTCGACGACACCTGGGTGACGCACCTCGGCGCGATCGCCGAGCACGTCCGCGGCCTCGGTCTGCCGCCACGGTCGGTGGTGCGGCCGGACCCGGGCGACTTCTAGCCCGGGTGCTCCGCGGCGTTACTCGGTGCGCAGTCGCGACTCGACGAACGCCTCGAGCTTCTCCCACTGCGCGACGGCCTTGGCGTGCGGGCCCGACGGCTCCGCGCCGCTGGGCTCTAGCACGTACCCGACGAGCCGGCCGAGCGGCTGGTCGCCGTCGAGCGCCGCATCCACCGAGGTGTCCTCGGCATAGTCGCTGACGTCGCGCAGCAGTTCGACCACCAGCTCGAGCTGTTCGCGGTCGACCGCGTCCGGTCCGTCGGCGAGGTCGTCGGCGAGACCGCTCAGGACGTACACGTTGTCCTCGGTGACGTCGATGCGCAACGAGCCGTCGATGGCCGCGGTGCGGATGTCGTCGTAGGTGTCGAAGCTCGACAGGTCGCTCTCGTGCTCGTCGGCGAGGTAGCGGGCCAGGGCGCGCTCCGAGCCGAACACGCTGATGCGGCCGTTGCGGCCGAGGAAGCGCGGCTCGTCGCCGACGTAGCAGCGCAGCGTGTAGTAGGTGCCGCTGCTGGTCATGATGCGGATCGGGTCGATGCCGACGCGGGTCCAGAAGTCCTCGTCGTCGCCGAGCAGCTGATGCTCGGCGTGCGCGGCGAGGGCGTCCTCCTCGTCGGTGTCCTCGCCGTCGGTTCCGGCGACGTCGTCGATCACCGGCTCGTCGGTCTCCTCGGGCTTGGGTGCCGGCTCGGCCATTTCGGCCTCGGCCTTCTCCACGGCCGCCGCGTCGACGTCCGGAACGGTGACGATCTCGTCGATGGAGTCCAGGACGCCGTCCCAGTTGCGGCCGATGACGGTTTCGATCTCGCTCCACCGCTTGCGCCCGGGCCGGCCGGCGAAGGCCTCCAGCCCGCCGCCGAGGGAACCGAGGACCGGGTTGCCGTTGAAGAACTTCGCGACGGGCGTCAGGTCGCAGACCGAGCCGAGCGACTGGACGATCGACAGGGCCCGCAGCAGGGTCGTGACCGACTCCTCGGTGGGCTTGGCGGCCACCACTTCGGGGACGTCGACGAGGTCGTACACGTGGTCGTCATGGGGGTCGCAGCGGTGCGCGGTGGCCTCGGTCAGAGCGGGCCACGCCGGGTGGTCGGTGAGGTCGTTGTCGGTGCTGGTCTTGACGAAGGCGGCCAGTTCGGCGACTGAGGAGAAGGCGTACAGGTCCTCGTCCTTGCCGAGGAAGCCCTGCCATTCGTCATCGGCGTCCCGCCACGACGGAGCCCACAGTGTGTACAGGTCGCCCTTGGTCAGCCCGAGCCGAACCGGCACGATTTCCGCAGCCATGGCGCACAGCGTAGCGACGTCACTCGTGGACGTGTCACGGTCCTCGTCGCCGCGTGCGGGCGGGGGATCGCGCGGGTGGGTCAGCGCTCCCGCGCGTCACCCGGCCGCGGGCGATTGACCGACGACATCCAGCCGGCCACGCTCAGCAGCATCAGGTAGGCGCCAGCGCCGAAACGGTAATTCGTGCCCAGGACCATGACGACGCTCCAATGCATTCGGTGTACGGCCAGGTTCCCCACTGATCGTCCGCAGCAAACCTGAGATTCGTGCGAGTCGACCCTGAGAGGAACCCAAGCGTTCGCTGGAACCAGCGTGACATCGGTCACCGCGACCTCGGCGCGGATCGCGCGAACCGTGACGGCGGCGTCGATTCGGACGGGTCGGCGCGGGCCGTTACCCGATCGTGATGGCTACTACGGAGCGTCATCGACGGACTCATCCCGTCGGCCGCCAGAAGCCCTGGAAACCCTGCCCGGCATTGGTGGTCCGGACGGGGGAGAGCTGCACCGGGTCGCCCGCCT is from Mycolicibacterium grossiae and encodes:
- the sdhC gene encoding succinate dehydrogenase, cytochrome b556 subunit; the encoded protein is MSTATAADSAVPAPRSSPPRRRTLYRGDPAMWSWVLHRISGATIFFFLFVHVLDTALVRVSPEAFNTIMDTYKTPVIGLMEMGLVAAVLYHALNGIRIILIDFWKDGPRYQRQMLWVVAGVFIVVLIASLGVIGMHMAERFL
- a CDS encoding cytidine deaminase is translated as MADAAAAIDWELLRRKAIEVARYAYAPYSGYPVGAAAFTDGGNVVAGCNVENVSYGLGLCAECAVVSALHSTGGGRLLGLACVAADGAPLMPCGRCRQLLLEHGGPDLLIDHPAGPRPLRELLPDAFGPDDLARAPGAGTQ
- a CDS encoding thymidine phosphorylase, whose amino-acid sequence is MTQFTFDAPSVIRTKRDGGVLSDAAIDWVIDGYTHGRVHDAQMSALLMAIFLRGMTGAEITRWTAAMIGSGVRFDFTDLRRDGRPLRLVDKHSTGGVGDKITIPLVPVVMACGAAVPQAAGRGLGHTGGTLDKLEAIPGFTAELSKDRIRQQLQDIGAAVFAAGDLAPADRKIYALRDVTGTTESLPLIASSVMSKKLAEGARALVLDTKVGRGAFLPTEDEARRLARTMVDLGNDYGVPTVALLTDMDRPLGRAVGNAVEVAESLDVLAGGGPDDVVELTLALARAMLEAAGVDGVDPADTLADGRAMDAFRSLVAAQGGDLTRPLPTAAHVETITAPRGGTMGDIDAMAVGLAVWRLGAGRSAPGEQVQFGAGLTMHRRPGEPVAAGEPLFTLATDTPERMAGAIAELDGGWSVVDRAPDVGPLVLDEIR
- a CDS encoding adenosine deaminase, with protein sequence MTTPLTLESIRKAPKALLHDHLDGGLRPGTVLDLAAETGYDELPATDVEALATWFKTQAHSGSLVRYLEPFAHTVAVMQTPEALHRVARECAEDLAADSVVYAEVRFAPELHIDGGLSLDAVVDAVLAGFADGEASAAADGRPIVVRCLVTAMRHAARSREIAELAVRFRDRGVVGFDIAGAEAGYPPTRHLDAFEYMRGNNARFTIHAGEAFGLPSIHEAIAFCGADRLGHGVRIVDDVHRAPDGSVELGRLASLLRDKRIPLEMCPSSNVQTGAAPSIEGHPFDLLARLRFRVTVNTDNRLMSDTTMSHEMLHLVNAFGYGWSDLQRFTINAMKSAFIPFDQRLSIIDDVIKPRYAVLVG
- a CDS encoding succinate dehydrogenase hydrophobic membrane anchor subunit, with translation MQRTFDRPAGLDNPRAPRRRSAMPNFEKYAWLFMRFSGLVLVFLALGHLFIGLMWDGGVYRIDFNYVAQRWASPFWQTWDLLLLWLAQLHGANGLRTIIADYTRKDSTKFWLNLLLALTTVFTLVLGTYVLVTFDANI
- the sdhA gene encoding succinate dehydrogenase flavoprotein subunit, with translation MIIEHRYDVVIVGAGGAGMRAAVEAGPHARTAVLTKLYPTRSHTGAAQGGMCAALANVEEDNWEWHTFDTVKGGDYLADQDAVEIMCREAIDAVYDLEKMGMPFNRTPEGRIDQRRFGGHTRDHGKAPVRRACYAADRTGHMILQTLYQNCVKHDVEFFNEFYALDLVLTDTPGGPVATGIVAYELSSGDIHVFHAKAIVFATGGSGRMYKTTSNAHTLTGDGLGIVFRKGLPLEDMEFHQFHPTGLAGLGILISEAVRGEGGRLLNADGERFMERYAPTIVDLAPRDIVARSMVLEVLEGRGAGPNKDYVYIDVRHLGEDVLEQKLPDITEFARTYLGVDPVTELVPVYPTCHYVMGGIPTTVHGQVLRDNNSVVPGLYAAGECACVSVHGSNRLGTNSLLDINVFGRRAGIAAAEYALGHDFVDMPENPAGMVTEWVGDVLSEHGNERVADIRGALQQSMDNNAAVFRTEETLKQALTDIHALKERYARITVQDKGKRYNSDLLEAIELGFLLELAEVTVVGALNRKESRGGHAREDYPNRDDTNYMRHTMAYKQGTDLLSDIRLDYKPVVQTRYEPMERKY
- a CDS encoding PucR family transcriptional regulator, encoding MVYRLADLVDTPHLRLEVRAGGAGLDRPVSWAQTSDLEEPWSWLAGGELLMKNGQTLPESARGQSALIRGLAEKGICGVVIGLDAATPDLTATAVALAERLAFPVLTAPYSVGFAAIGRAVAAGAGADDTRRIAVTERVYQVIRQSVGGTGAGDALGQLGRDVDCRLAVLDAATGESVLEASAQIPGALRAALTDEIAGRRGAVPGVLHVAADDTRALAVEVPDEEPTVLLAYDFRATPPDVVQLQHLASAVAVLLAQQNVRREHDRRIGAELLASLCDGRLTGPDARRALADRDLPPASCVLVAAAGASPAAERHLHVSLGRRQVAHLLLRRGSVLYALIPCGDGPLAALRHRLGTSAAIGVSDVLDHPRRGPAAAREAGWAMRAAESVPDRTARYADVTMLSMLRDTDEAQVVVDRVLGRLLAYDAARSSDMVRTLDAYLRCDRSWLRTAEALGVHRQTVVYRIGRIEEITGRRITDSAAIAEFWLALRARDLLAPR